The Metabacillus sediminilitoris genome window below encodes:
- a CDS encoding GntR family transcriptional regulator yields the protein MIDKKSPLPLYYQVEEHIKQTIQSEELQPGDALPSERELSENFQISRMTVRQAITNLVNQGFLFREKGRGTFVSNQKFEQNLQGLTSFTEDMKARQLVPGTKLLHFEIFPVEKDIQERLSLGEGELIYKIKRLRLANEEPIALETSYLPVKLIPGLTPDILEKSLYSYIEDELQLKIGHATQTVEAALISDEDSKQLQVKKGVPVLLIQRETFLENGTPLELVRSSYRADKYKFKIDIERK from the coding sequence GTGATTGACAAAAAATCTCCACTGCCGTTGTATTATCAAGTGGAAGAACATATAAAGCAAACGATACAATCTGAAGAACTCCAGCCAGGAGATGCATTACCATCGGAGCGGGAACTCTCAGAAAATTTTCAAATAAGCAGAATGACTGTGAGGCAGGCAATTACGAACCTAGTTAATCAAGGTTTTCTATTTAGGGAAAAAGGTCGAGGAACATTTGTATCAAACCAAAAGTTTGAGCAAAATTTACAAGGCCTTACAAGTTTTACAGAAGATATGAAAGCTCGCCAATTAGTACCGGGAACGAAATTATTACATTTTGAGATTTTTCCGGTAGAAAAGGATATTCAAGAAAGGCTATCTCTGGGAGAAGGCGAACTCATTTATAAAATTAAAAGACTTCGCTTAGCTAATGAAGAACCGATTGCCCTCGAAACAAGTTATTTACCAGTAAAACTTATCCCTGGACTAACGCCGGATATTTTAGAGAAATCGTTGTATTCCTATATTGAGGACGAACTTCAATTAAAAATAGGTCATGCAACTCAAACCGTTGAAGCCGCATTGATTAGTGATGAAGATAGTAAGCAATTACAAGTGAAAAAAGGTGTCCCTGTTCTCCTCATCCAGCGTGAAACATTTTTAGAAAATGGCACACCGCTGGAACTTGTAAGGTCTTCCTATCGAGCGGATAAATATAAGTTTAAAATTGATATTGAAAGAAAGTAA
- a CDS encoding SIS domain-containing protein has translation MLTTYFQKIEEKLKQVIQTEADSMNRAATKISECIQNGGIIQLFGCGHSHMLSEEVFYRAGGLAAIKPILIEPLMLHQGAVKSSQLERQNDYALTFMEQQDIKPNDVVIVISTSGVNPVPIDVALLAKEKGAFVIGICSFDYEDQPSRHKSEKRLAHVVDLAINNFAVKGDAILTYQHVDVPFTPTSTITGAAILNGIMAEAIKKIVDNGVKPPIFLSGNIEGADEHNHALIEKYCARIELLKKEV, from the coding sequence GTGTTAACAACTTATTTTCAGAAGATCGAGGAAAAATTAAAGCAGGTTATCCAAACTGAAGCAGATTCAATGAATAGAGCAGCAACGAAGATATCAGAGTGCATCCAAAACGGCGGTATTATTCAATTGTTTGGTTGTGGCCATTCACATATGCTTTCAGAAGAGGTTTTTTATCGTGCAGGTGGACTAGCAGCAATTAAGCCGATTTTAATCGAGCCACTAATGCTTCATCAAGGGGCGGTAAAATCTTCGCAATTAGAAAGACAAAATGACTATGCATTAACATTTATGGAACAACAAGATATTAAGCCAAATGATGTCGTAATCGTTATCTCAACCTCAGGTGTTAATCCAGTGCCAATTGATGTTGCCTTACTAGCAAAGGAAAAAGGGGCATTCGTCATCGGAATTTGTTCATTTGACTATGAAGATCAGCCTTCAAGACACAAAAGTGAAAAGCGACTTGCACATGTTGTCGATCTTGCAATCAATAACTTTGCTGTAAAAGGTGATGCCATTCTTACTTATCAACATGTTGATGTACCTTTTACACCGACTTCCACGATCACTGGTGCTGCCATTTTAAATGGTATCATGGCTGAAGCAATTAAAAAAATAGTTGATAACGGCGTTAAGCCGCCAATTTTTTTAAGCGGAAATATTGAAGGAGCAGATGAACATAATCATGCATTAATTGAGAAATATTGTGCACGTATTGAGTTGCTAAAAAAAGAAGTTTAA